The following coding sequences are from one Seonamhaeicola sp. ML3 window:
- a CDS encoding PUR family DNA/RNA-binding protein: MNNNDMMEREEIFSKVLRAGRRTYFFDVRATKADDYYLTITESKKFTNDDGSFHYKKHKIYIYKEDFAEFKEILSEMTDYIIEKRGDEVISERHQKDFKKEYNTDFENNGTEETSKSSESFTDVDFDDI, translated from the coding sequence ATGAACAATAATGATATGATGGAGAGAGAAGAGATATTTTCTAAGGTTCTGAGAGCCGGAAGACGAACCTACTTTTTTGATGTAAGAGCTACAAAGGCAGATGATTATTACTTAACGATCACAGAAAGCAAGAAGTTCACAAACGATGATGGTTCCTTCCATTATAAAAAACATAAAATATACATTTACAAAGAAGACTTTGCCGAGTTCAAAGAAATCTTATCTGAAATGACCGATTATATTATCGAGAAAAGAGGCGATGAAGTAATTAGTGAGCGTCACCAAAAAGACTTTAAAAAAGAATATAATACGGATTTTGAAAACAATGGAACAGAGGAAACCTCAAAAAGTTCTGAAAGTTTTACCGACGTAGACTTTGATGATATTTAA
- a CDS encoding ABC transporter ATP-binding protein: MKELKHLNKYFLKYRTHLIIGGLITIAARIFLLYTPRYVKEIFTTVERYNNKSISTEVFRSNLLESIFYIIGAAIVAGILTFFMRQTIINVSRYIEFDLKNEIYQQYQKLSLNFYKKNRTGDLMNRITEDVGRVRMYAGPAIMYSINTIALFVVALIYMFNAAPKLTLYTILPLPILSVIIYKLSKEIHNRSTIVQQYLSKLSTYTQESFSGISVIKAYGIEPQTASDFESLAVESRDKQVNLAKVQAWFFPMMILLIGTSNLLVIYIGGMQYINGEIESLGTIAEFIIYVNMLTWPVATVGWVTSIVQQAEASQKRINEFLKIEPEIKNTVEVPSNITGDIAFQNVSFTYDDTNIQALKHISFKIKEGETLAILGKTGSGKSTILDLIGRLYDVQEGDIFVNGVNVKQHNLNTLRDNIGYVPQDAFLFSDTIKNNIKFGKEDATDNDVIEAAKNAQVHKNIAKFKNGYETVLGERGITLSGGQKQRVSIARAIIKSPKILLFDDCLSAVDTETEEKILQNLEKISKGKTAIIVSHRVSSAKNADKIIVLEDGEIVQEGTHESLVNSEGYYKHLYLKQISDTTSK, encoded by the coding sequence ATGAAAGAATTAAAACATTTAAACAAATACTTTTTAAAGTATAGAACCCACTTAATAATTGGAGGCTTAATTACTATTGCCGCGAGGATATTTTTACTTTACACGCCAAGATATGTTAAGGAAATTTTCACAACGGTAGAGAGATACAATAACAAGTCTATTTCTACAGAAGTATTTAGGTCTAACCTACTGGAATCTATTTTTTATATAATAGGAGCCGCTATTGTAGCTGGTATTTTAACGTTTTTTATGAGACAAACCATTATTAATGTGTCTCGCTATATAGAGTTTGACCTGAAAAATGAAATCTATCAGCAATACCAAAAGTTATCCTTAAACTTTTACAAGAAAAATAGAACGGGCGATTTAATGAACCGTATTACTGAAGATGTTGGTAGAGTAAGAATGTATGCAGGTCCTGCCATTATGTACAGTATAAATACAATTGCACTATTTGTTGTTGCTCTTATTTATATGTTCAATGCTGCTCCTAAACTTACGCTTTACACTATTTTACCCTTACCGATATTGTCTGTTATTATCTATAAATTGAGTAAAGAGATTCATAACAGAAGTACTATAGTTCAACAATATCTTTCTAAACTTTCTACTTATACACAAGAATCATTTAGCGGTATTTCGGTAATTAAGGCCTATGGTATTGAACCCCAAACGGCTTCAGATTTTGAATCGCTAGCCGTTGAAAGCAGAGATAAACAAGTGAATTTAGCCAAGGTGCAAGCATGGTTTTTCCCCATGATGATTTTACTCATTGGCACCAGTAATTTATTGGTTATTTACATTGGTGGCATGCAGTATATTAATGGTGAAATTGAAAGTTTAGGTACCATTGCAGAATTTATAATTTACGTAAATATGCTTACTTGGCCAGTAGCTACTGTTGGTTGGGTAACCTCTATTGTTCAGCAAGCAGAAGCATCGCAAAAGCGTATTAATGAGTTTTTAAAAATTGAACCTGAAATAAAAAACACGGTCGAAGTACCCTCTAACATAACTGGCGATATTGCCTTTCAAAATGTTTCTTTCACATACGATGATACTAACATACAAGCCTTAAAACACATTTCCTTTAAGATAAAAGAGGGCGAAACACTGGCTATTCTGGGAAAAACAGGTTCTGGAAAATCTACCATCTTAGATCTTATCGGCAGACTTTATGACGTTCAGGAAGGTGATATCTTTGTTAATGGAGTTAACGTTAAACAACATAATCTTAACACACTAAGAGACAACATTGGTTATGTTCCCCAAGACGCATTCCTATTCTCAGATACAATAAAGAATAATATTAAGTTTGGAAAAGAAGATGCCACCGATAACGATGTAATTGAAGCTGCTAAAAATGCTCAAGTACATAAAAACATTGCTAAGTTCAAGAATGGTTATGAAACAGTTTTAGGCGAACGTGGTATCACTCTTTCTGGTGGACAAAAACAACGTGTCTCAATTGCAAGAGCTATCATAAAATCTCCTAAAATATTGTTATTTGATGATTGTCTTTCTGCAGTCGATACTGAAACTGAAGAAAAAATCCTCCAAAATCTTGAAAAAATCTCTAAAGGAAAAACAGCCATAATTGTAAGCCATAGGGTTTCATCAGCTAAAAATGCTGATAAAATAATTGTTCTTGAAGACGGAGAAATAGTTCAAGAAGGCACCCATGAAAGTCTTGTGAACAGCGAAGGATATTACAAGCATTTGTACCTAAAACAAATTAGCGATACAACATCTAAATAG
- the nusB gene encoding transcription antitermination factor NusB, translating to MLTRRHIRVKVMQTLYAYKGSESDDFSKDQKFLLFSIGNMYNLYLLLISLLIEVKKRAEKDLEKKKQKFLATAEDKDPNRKFVNNQLLQLLRDDNGLKNELELNKITHWELDDEYVEVIFKAIISSDLYKDYMKTRVSDFKEDKQFIIDIYKEIIAPNDKLYDYIEDKNLTWLDDLPTVNTTILKLLRKTKSTTGGNHFVPKLYREEEDKEFAIELFKKTLLNRSVLNTEIEKKTKNWDADRIADVDYTLLQMAIGELQNFPSIPVKVTINEYLEIAKEYSTPKSSIFINGILDKLVKEYEQKGSLKKVGRGLM from the coding sequence ATGCTAACCAGAAGACATATTCGTGTAAAAGTTATGCAAACTCTATACGCCTACAAGGGCAGCGAAAGTGATGATTTTAGTAAAGATCAAAAATTTTTGCTGTTCAGTATAGGAAACATGTATAACTTGTATTTACTGCTAATTTCTTTATTAATTGAGGTAAAAAAAAGAGCCGAAAAAGATTTAGAGAAGAAAAAGCAGAAATTCTTGGCCACTGCCGAAGACAAAGATCCCAATAGAAAGTTTGTTAACAATCAACTACTGCAACTACTTAGGGATGATAATGGTTTGAAGAATGAATTGGAATTGAATAAAATCACACATTGGGAGCTAGACGATGAGTATGTTGAAGTGATTTTTAAAGCTATTATATCCAGTGATTTATACAAGGATTACATGAAGACCAGAGTGTCTGATTTTAAAGAGGATAAGCAGTTTATTATTGATATTTACAAAGAAATCATTGCTCCTAATGATAAGCTCTACGATTATATAGAGGATAAAAATTTAACTTGGTTAGACGATCTACCTACTGTAAATACGACCATTTTAAAATTATTAAGAAAAACAAAATCTACAACTGGGGGCAATCATTTTGTGCCAAAGTTATATAGAGAGGAAGAAGATAAAGAATTTGCAATAGAACTTTTTAAGAAAACCTTGTTAAACAGGTCTGTTCTTAATACTGAGATTGAAAAGAAAACTAAGAATTGGGATGCAGATAGGATAGCCGATGTAGATTATACTTTACTACAAATGGCAATAGGTGAGTTGCAAAACTTTCCTTCAATTCCTGTCAAGGTTACCATAAACGAGTATTTGGAGATAGCCAAGGAGTATTCTACACCTAAAAGTAGCATCTTTATTAATGGTATTTTAGACAAGTTGGTAAAAGAATACGAACAAAAAGGTAGTTTAAAAAAGGTTGGGCGCGGCCTTATGTAA
- a CDS encoding DUF1573 domain-containing protein → MKKIFLGLVAICLVILTSCKENPANKIDEKNVAAAAERDENASKFPIIEFDKVEHDFGNIEKGKKVTTVFKYKNTGDGPLVITEIKSSCGCTVPQDWSREPLSPGDTGEFTVTYNGSGTGAISKTITVTANTEKGTETVKIKAQVETADKPA, encoded by the coding sequence ATGAAAAAAATATTTTTAGGTTTAGTTGCTATTTGCTTAGTAATATTGACGTCATGTAAAGAAAATCCAGCAAATAAAATTGATGAAAAGAATGTTGCTGCAGCTGCCGAAAGAGATGAGAATGCATCGAAGTTTCCTATAATCGAATTTGATAAAGTAGAACATGATTTTGGAAACATTGAAAAAGGTAAAAAAGTAACGACCGTTTTTAAATACAAAAATACCGGAGATGGCCCTTTGGTTATTACAGAGATTAAAAGTTCATGTGGATGCACCGTACCCCAAGACTGGAGTAGGGAACCATTATCTCCTGGAGATACTGGAGAGTTTACAGTTACTTATAACGGAAGTGGAACCGGGGCAATATCTAAAACCATTACAGTCACTGCCAATACAGAAAAGGGAACAGAAACAGTTAAAATAAAAGCACAAGTAGAAACAGCTGATAAACCAGCATAA